In the genome of Canis lupus familiaris isolate Mischka breed German Shepherd chromosome 17, alternate assembly UU_Cfam_GSD_1.0, whole genome shotgun sequence, the window cacttttacacattttttaaaagatttatttatttactgtgcacacgggggtggggaggaggggacaggggtagagggagagagagagaatcccaagctgactccaaACTTggctggagcccaatgtgggtctccatcccatgaccctgagatcatgacctgagcaggaatcaagagtcagatgcttaaatgactgagccacccaggtgccctgcgcaaacccccccacccccctttaaCAGTTGGCAACAAAAGCCACAAGGCATTTATTTATAGCTGCCTACCTCAGTCTCCACAGGATCAAATCAAGGGTGAAGGGTGCAGAGGTCATGTCTGCTGCCCTCTCAGTACCTGGTGAGGCCATTCGGAGCCATGAGCAAACCACAGGGGTCCAGGACCAGGCAAGGCCACAGGTCAACCTGTGTGCTGACAGGGTGGTTGGGTGGAGAGCTTGTGTgggcaggcaggaggctgggctCAAGTTGAAGGACCATGCCCAGAACGCAGGGGCAGTGCTGCAGCCAGGTAGCTCTGAGCGCCCCACCTCTCGGTCCTCCTGGTGCTCCGAGTGGCCATGGGCCTTGAGCCTCAGCCAGGCCAGGCGCAGACCCCTCCCTGTGGCCAAGGGCTGGAGGTGCACCTTCAGGCAGACACGCAGCTGTACTGTGCTAGGCTGATGCATTGCTCACAAGGCTCTGCGACTGTGCCATCCCAGTGCAGGGGGGCACTGCTGCCGCTGCCCTTGCCCTGCCCTCTCAGTGATAGACCTACGGTGCAAACAGTGATAGACCTTGTGATTTTCTGAGTAACATTTTTTCtccctagcttactttattgtaagaattcagagtataatacatataacaaaatatatgctAATCGACTATGTTATTGGTAGGTCTTCTGGTCAACAataggctgttagtagttaaaTTGCTGGGGACTCAGAAATTATGTGTGGGTTTTTGACTGTGTGGGGGTCAGGGCCCCTTAACCCtcgtgttgttcaaggatcaactgtatttatttattaggaatGTTAGCATGTTCTTTTAAACTATGTTAATTGGTGTTTTTGTTAGTATGCAATTTCCAAAGTTGGATAGGTTTGGAATAGTCTGTCTGGTATTTCTTCcgtaaattctgttatttttagtgCATGAATTTGAGAATGAAAAATTTTCAGGGGCACATTTATCATGTTATTGCAGAAATGCCTGTTGCCACCTTCCCACTCGTAACCATGGAGAAATTATTCACGCTCTTATTGACCGCTAATTCCCCCACGTGTGGAATGTATTCCAACCCCCTTTTCAAGGACACTGCTCCAGCACTTATCCTTTTCCTACTTCATGAGTTTTTTGCCTTTCCTGGAACATTCTCTTCAATATGAAAAACATCCTGCTACttcttccatcttaaaaaaaaaagtcattctcttGATTCCACATCCCTTACCAACCTGATAATTCCAGTCTATGCTCCCTTTTTGGCAAAACTAGTTGCAAGAGTTTTTTGTTCTCATTACCTCCAGCTCTTCCCCCTATTTTCTCTTAATTCCAATCCAGTGTGGTTTTTGCTCCTTCCCCACTCCAGCTAAATTCAGATGGTCAAGGTCATTAATGACCTCATTGCTAAATCCAAGGgtcaatttccttccttccttctttccttcctccctccctttctttttttctttcttttcttttctcttttcttttctttcttttttagattttatttgtttactcatgagagacacaaagagaaaggcagagacataggtagagggagacacaggctccttgcaggaagcccgaagcGAGACTCGAGGACTCAGggaccactccctgagccaaaggcagacactcaaccattgagacacccaggtgcccctccaagggtcaatttctagtcttttttttttttttttttttttttttttaggattttatttattcatgatagacatagagggagagagagagaggcagagacacaggcagagggagaaacaggctccattccgggagcccaatgcgggactcgatcccgggtctccaggatcgcgccctgggccaaaggcaggcgctaaacccctgagccacccagggatccccctaatttcTAGTCTTTATTGTATCTAGCAGCATTTAATAGATCACTCCCTCCTCcatatcttttgctcatttgcCTTCCAGGCAACCACTCATTTTCCTCCTGTTCCCTTGCAGgttccttcccttttcctgacCTCTTAGTGTTGGAGGAACCCGGGGTTCAGCTCTgtatcctcttccttttcctcctccatttAGTCCTTTGGAGATCCCATTCAGTTTCATGGCATCAATATCCTGAAAATCCCCAAACTTTATCTCCAGGGCAGAACTTTGTCTTAAACTTCAGACTCATGTATTCAATTGCCTACTCAACTCCCCCACAGGGAACATTTAATGCACATCTCAAAGTCAGCAAGTCTAAAAATGAGCTTTTGCCATCTCACACCCAACCTGCCCCCTCCGAAGCCTTTCCCCCATCAGCTGATGGGAGCACCCTGTTCAGGGGGCTTGACTAAGTATCTCAGtcactcttccctcctctccatgTATCACACCATGCATCAAACACATCTGCAGATGCTATATTTGAGAACTGAAGTATATTCAGAATCCAGTTGCCTCTTACTACATCTACTGCTACTGCCCTGGGGGCAAGCTACCATTTTCTCTTGCCTGGATTATTGCAAAAAACTCCCAACTGGTATTTCTACCTTTGCCTCCTCAAACTATAGTTGTCACAGTGACTCTATAAAACGTATGTTAGATTTCTACTTGTTCAGGCACCTGAGAAGCTCAGTGAttgtctgattttggctcaggtcgtgatcctagagtccggcgatcgagtcctgtatcgggctccccaacaaggagcccacttctccctctgcctatgtctctgcttctctctttgtgtttctcatgaataaataaaatctttaaaaaaaggatttctacTTGTTTAAACATGTATAGTAGTTTTAAGTCAGTCAGTCCTTCTACTGATCTTTAAGGTCCTGTTTGGTCTAACCTGCCACTGCCACCTGCCACTCATTTCCTTTTCaacctctccttctccccctcactCTGTTCCAGCCAGatttcctttctgctcttcctCAAATACATAAGGTATGCTCTTGCCTTACGACATTTGCAACTGCTTTCCCATATGCCTATATTCCATATACACTCTTCTGTgtcctttaaatatttgctctAATCTCACATTCTTAACGAGGCTTGACCTAattgaaaaatgcaaaacagtATACCCATCCTCCTGTGTTTCCTGATCACTATACTCTGCTTTCCTTCCCTCTACTCCACACTTACCACCTTCTAACCTgtcaaataaattattcttatgTCTCCTGTCTCCTGTTTCTTATCTGTCTCTCCTATGAGAGTGTTTAAGTCCTACGAGGGCAAGGATCTTTGGTTCATTGATGTGGTCCAAGGACCCAGGACAATGCTTTGGCAGATAATaggtatgcaataaatatttgttgtatggATACATGACGAGCTCAGTTCCCACTGGGATTACTGTGAAGTAGTCTCAGATAAAAATCCCACTTATCATCTGTGCCCCACTAGCCCCACACTGATTAGTGGATCCTGATACTGGGCCAAGGTTACATGCCAGGCCCTAGCTGGAAAAGAAGTTTTCAGCTTCTACTCTGGAGAGGTGGGATTCACAAGGTGAGAAATTTCCCAAACATGGAAACATTGTTCAAATAGTACTAAAACAACCAAGAAGCCAAGTCACTACTTTAGAgtattgaaaaaatgaaaatcatatttcCATCAACTTCCTATTTTCTTCTCAGTAGTAAACACAAGGAatgcatttaatttaaataagagAGAGGTGATAATTTATTAATGCTTTATAAAAAGAgcaaactgggatgcctgggtggctcagtggttgagcgtctgcctttgactcagggtgggatccggtcctgggatcgagtcccacaccaggcttcctgcatgaagcctgcttctccctctgcctactgtctctgcctctctctgtgtttctctcatgaataaataaagtctttaaaagaaaaagagcaaactttATTTTCCATCATGTTGGATGATACTGGCTTGATTCATATTGTTATCATTcctattaatgttttataatataatatggGACATATAAAAGATATtgcagttaaaaattatttttattccaatggagaagaaaattacaggtttaaaaatcaagtttaatatcaaaaaaagtaacacataaaagtttctatatttagaaaaatctgaTTGTTTAAACATCATCAACCTTGTGATGACTACAATACACTTTATATCAACCTCTGAAAACCTCTGTTCAAAGCTGTAGCTTCTGCTCAGAAATAGTGCAGGCAGGGCAGAACTTTTCATGTTCCAGCAGAATACAAAGTTTAAGAGTCCTTTGGTATAAATATTCATTCACTGGCCTTGGTCAGCACTTTTAGCTCCTAGAGAATAAAGCTGGAACTCACTACTCAGAACCTGTGTCCAGCAGCCACACCTCATGTCCTCAGGGGAGTTTGTTTCCTTGGAATTCTGTGGCCCTATTAAGATCCTAAAACAACCACCTTCACTGTTATGCAGCTGCCGTAAAAGGATTTGAACCTGGCTTACAGCAGGCAAGCCTGCTAGAGTCCAAAAGAGTGGGACTTCCTATATTTGTATATGAATGCATCTGTCCTTCCAAGGCTAACTTTGTAGCATTCTACTGGCACTAAGGAGCCAAATGGTAGCATTTTGTCTAAGCCCTCCTGGTTACTGGCTTCAGATGAAGATGACACTGTCTCTGGTATGCTAGTTTTTTCTCCTGGATTCAAGCACTTTTCGATTCCAAGTTCATCTGTGTGGCTGACCTCAGAATTCAAAGGGATGCTGCTCTGTTCACAATCTTGAAGGCGCCTGTGGTGATCTTCACTGAGCAACAACACAATGGTTCCACCAACGTGGAGCACTCTGAGGAAAAATGGTAATTGGTatgagtatttctttctttttagacaACAAACAATcccactttatttaaaatatttggtgtttttaatttgaaatttaattttatctatttaaacaCAAGGATTTTGATAATTAGGTAGTATCTTCCATAATGCATATTCATTATAGTAATTACAGAATCACTAGCACAAATCTGctttaattatctatttttacTCTACTTAAAAGGCAAGCCTCAAAGTAATTCATAGTCACATTCTAATAAGTGATTGtacaaaggaaaagacaaatgaaagaatCCTAAAGAATCAGCATATATTAAAGGTAGTAGGATGGTGGCAGAAGAAAATCACCAGAAGGACTGAGGAAAGGAACAAGGGAAGGACAACAGGGAAGaccaggaaaagaagggaagatcCTGAGATGCAATCACTTGAGCAAATTCTGCAGAGCACATCTGCACTCTGAGTTGCTGAAGATATTCCTGAAAGTAGGAGAGAGGCAAGTAAATTCAAGAGGGTGGCAAATGCTACCATTCAGGGAAAatcccaggtgccctgggaaggCATTAGGTGAGTCCTGAACCTGTGCTTCGAGATAAGGACAAGCAGGAATGAGGCAAGCCAAGTGACAGTGAGGGCCCAGAGCACTGGCAAGGAACTGGAGGCAGAAAGGCAGCAGACAGGAGAAGTGAGGAGGAGGCACTGAAAGGAATTCAGCAGGAGGGTGAGTCAGAGGGGACaaggggagggaggcaaagaGCACTGTTTGAAGGTGCTGAGGGACCTAGGGAACAGGGCAGGGTACATGCCCATCCATGGTTGGACAGACAGCCTGGAGGCCAGGAgaagcccagggctccaggaagaGATTTCAGACTTTCAACAGGACACAGCAGGTAAAGCCACAATGGTGGAGGATCTCgcggtgtgtgtgtggtggtggtggcagtaccgagtgagaagagagagggggCCAAGGAACAGAGACTTCATGTttaaggcaggagggaggaggaagggtcCCTGAATCATACTGCTAAGAGAGTCTGGACAGTAGTGACGGCAGGGAAGTCAAAGGTGTACACTTTCCAGAGGGAGTGGTCTCAACAGTGTCTAATGCTGCAGGACTAACAAGTGGCTCGGATTATGAGGAGTCATTAGTGAACCCAGGCACAGCAATCTTAGTTGAGGACAGGAGCAAATGTTGCTACCAGAATCTAAGGAGACTGGAAGGTGAGGAGTAGAGATGTCAAGCATAGACTATTCTTTCAATAAGTTTGGTTGTAAAGGTAAGGAAATAGGGTGACAGCTCAAGGGCTGAGAGTTACAGGGAATCTCTCCCATACCTGACAAAGATGTCAGGAATGCAAGTAGCTTTCCCTCATCTAAACAACCAATGTCAAGACAAGTTAGTCTCTAAATTACACTGTAGTATGCTACACCGACTATATAAAACCTCAAAcgatataaaaagtaaaaaatcaaacCACAAAGGCTGTGGGCAGGTGTCAAGAAGACATGGTCATGAAAGTTCAAATATGTAcacgtttttttttaaagattttatttatttgagaaagagagagagcatgaaagcgAGCATGAGTGgagatggggagcagagggagatggagcagcagattccctgctgagcagggagcccgacgtggggctccatcccaggaccctgagaccatgactaagccaaaggcagatgcttaaccaacagagccacccaggtcccccaataCATACACTTTCAACTGATCCTACTGAGGCCTTCAAATTAGGGGGGAAATCTTGACTATCTTCTGGAAAGTTCCAGGCTAAATGTAAGTCATTGCTCACATGTATTAGTATTTCACCATGAGCTGAGTTGGCTTCATAGTATGGCTGATGACTTGCCTAGTTAGGCACAAAGGCTGTGGTTATTAACTCTGGCTGCATAACAGAATTAGCCTGGAAGTGGTGAAGAAATACATCCACGTTCTACTCCAGGCCAATTAGATTGGAGCCTTgtaggggaggggtagagaatGAGTGTCAGTGTTTTTCAAAAGCTCCTGAAAtgattttaatatcatttaagTCAGGGTTGCAAAATCTGCTTGAGGGAAATGTGTTATCAGGCAGAAGGGAGTACAGGAGCTCTGGAAATGTCTGAATTATAGGTGTTGCCCACAAAGAGATCTTACATAATATGTTAAGGGTGATGTGACTGTGTGGCAGGAGAAGTTGCtcagaaatgaaataatccaaaagaagtgTGGAGCATCCTAGTTGGGCTTACACTTCATGTCAAGTTTTAATTCTCCTTAAGGAATGCCAGCCTTGACACTGAATTTTTTCCACGCTCATTTTTTCTAGTGGTGACATTATTTAGATACATAAGGCTCCTGAACATTTATATTGTATTGTTCTACCAAATGCCCAACGGAGACATTTAACGAATTGACCTCTTCATCCTATCTTTTGTTCTTCCATATGTTCTAGGTTCTCTCCTTTACCACCAGCTTAAGTGatcagaaaaatacatattcagcCCTCACTGTTTGAGGCTCTCAAAGAAATACTTTGAGTTCTATTCCCTGAGGCAGACCTTAGAAACCACGACATGGATAACACTTCtgcatcttcattttaaaatcagcagTGTTGTAACCTCTCTGTGTTACTGAACGTTCCCTATGAGGCTTCTGCCATGTGGCTCAGCAGCTGTGATCTTGAGGAAAAGTTCATCTTTCCGGGTCccagtttcccatctgtaaagtgtCTGGGATCAACACATAGGAGGCAGGGTTCTTGTGAGGTTTagaagtaaatacataaattaccTACCTTGGTGATTAAAATACACGTCACTATTTCAGATACTCAAATTTCAGGtaagaattaaaaattggaaTCTTTTTCAGAATAAAACTTATTCTAGTGCAAGATGATACAGGATAActatttatttcaattataagCTTCTGGTTTGAAAACTCAAAATTAAGTTACAAAAGCTCTGGGAAATTACTAAAACGCAATCAAATCTTAACTGAGGAACTCGGATGTATTTTGCTTATATGCTCAATaatgcaaaaattataaaagtaaactCAACAACTTACCTCTCCATTTCTTGTAGAATGCTTTTGATGTCCTTCCTTAACTTAAACTTTTTCCCAAATGGAATGTCAGAAATAATAATATCGACACTCTCTGAGGGCAGTGGCAATTCTGGAATACAGAAACCAGAGAATCCTGTTACATTAAGTTGAGATATTTATAACTTAAATATGAGAAAGCTgaatattcagaattatttttgcatattaaataaaatttggggttGCTAACATTGTGTCCAAGAAACTACAAGTTTCCAAAAGGgttttcactaaaaaaataaatgataaagttgttatattctgttttttgaaaattgGTTTTTCTGTTATGATAAAATGACATAAATTAAGCAGAATCTTAAATTAATCAGAAAATTGAACTCTCTAAACATATTACATGACTAGAATCCAAGATCCAAGAAGAAATCCAAGAAGAAACACATTACATTGTTTAGAAGAATCCACACAGATCCAAGAAGAAACACATTACATTGTTTAGAAGAATTTTCTACAAATTATATCCTATAACTTTCATTTCCctcttcatataaaattttatgtgtgTAGATCTTTTTGCTTTTAAGGGAGATGATCTTAGCTTTCACTGAAATTTTAAAGGACACCCAAAAGTTACGAACATCTACTTAAGACCTAAGACCAGAGAAGAGGctaaacaaatcaacaaaatgaatattatcactaaacaaaattaaatacagtGTTTGATgattaaatctaattttttctcatctttacatTTCTCAGAAATTAGATTATCAGAAGGTAATACACATAATCTTAACTTCAACATTTTCTTagtatacttttcattttctacttattttatttcctaccCACCAAGTAAATTAGATATTCATAAGGTCGATATCTCAACTTTCATTTTGAATAGCATCTAattctgtaaaaatattaaaattaaaataatctttactaACTTGAATAGTACGTAAATTTTTGTTGGCTGGAAAtttaaaaccaaagcaaaaagtCCCATTACCTGGGAAAGTCTAATGAACACTTGATAAGCTCTCCTAGTTCTAACCCTTGCTTGAGATtagtagaagaaagaataagtTGTTAGAAAAAGTCTCAGGGTAATATTCTTTTAAAGTCAGGCAGGAATTATTTTTCTGAGTAGTTATTTtcgtaaagatttatttatttattttagagagggcgtggcgcagtgggagagggagtcaggatctcaagcagactctgctgagcatgaagcctgatgtggggcttgatctcatgatcctgagatcatgatctgagccaaaaccaagagtcgattattcattcaaccaactgtgctacccaggtacCTCCAAATCATATTCTAATTTCATGCATTTAGTTTAACGGTGTTGATATAGGACATGTACATTTAAATACTGTTTCTATACTTTTTGCTGAACTACTCAAGGCAATGTACAGTGAAGGCAATCATGGTTATCGGATGTTTTATACATGAGAAACCACAACAGTAGTTTACTCTCGAGTTTGAGCCCATGCCTTTCTtctgtgcgcactctctctctctctctctctcacagacacacacatattagCTGCCCAATTTGTTCAGGtttggtaacatttttttttctttgtcagtctcTATTTTTGTTTGCAACTTTCCTACTCTGTATTATATAATTGGCTGAactgcttaaaataattttagaagttgAGGGAACAAAGTtaacaaaataatcttttcaaaaagttcTGGAACTAAGTAAGCAATGCTATCTTCTAATAGAACATAAAATAAGCCGTTGTTGATGTATGTGAGAGGGCAGGCAAGCCCTGGTATCAGACAGCTTGTATTTGGCTCTGCTACTAACTAGGGCGGGGGCTCTGGGAAACTATTACGTTAGTTTCCTCGTCCGTAACGTAGGGTAAGAGTACCTACCTCAGAAGTTTACAAGTGAGATCATTTACagaaagcatttagaacagtgcctggcacagagtgagcaCTCAATAACAGCTCTTCTTGTGGTTATTCTGTACAATGTCCTCTCTGGGTGTACGGGCAGATGACAGCCAGGTGGAGACCAGTGGCCAGAATCCTTCAAAGTAGCTCTGCAGAACAGTGCTCCCTTATCCCGGCTCCTCAAAGGCCATGCAGGGCAACTGCTTCCAGGTGGGCCTCTTTCCTACTCTTCCTCCAGCACTGGTTCTCAGAGCAGCAGTATCTCCTGAGCAGCATCGTCAGGAGTTACCACCAGCAGCAGTATCTCCTGGGAACTACAAATGCAAATCCTTGCCTCCTTCATCCCAAATCTACTATGTAGTATATATCAGAATCGACTGAAGGGCTGGTAAAACACAGCCTGTTGGCCccacctccagagtttctgatgaGGAAATTCCTGAAATCATGAGCACCTGACCCATAATTTTCAACactgtaaaatcttttaaattattaaatgcttTGAGCTGCCTGCGAACAAAGAGTTTGCCTGTAACTAAGGAgataaaattctgaaatagaaGCATAGctcaaaacaaatatgtaaaaatcatcTCTTTTTTACAACTCTACAGGATGAttcaagaacattaaaaaaatttaacatactGATAAGTCTTGAACAAAAGGACCTGCtctatttctccctccttccaggAGAAAAATGGGTAAGAACTAGTTAAAACTCAGGATTACGGCTCTGATATATTTTCCTCCAATAGGTTTCAAGAGCCTTCAAGGTATCTTTTTGTGCATATTTAGACAAATGACTAAATAAACTGAGGTCTTCTACAAAACTGCACAtactcttcctgtttctttcctcaTACTTCCTACTGTTCAATGTTCTTTCTACTGTGTAGGTTTATACATTTGTATTCTGTCCTTGGTCTGTAACTCTCATAGTTGTTTAAAATCGGTTGTATTTTTAAGTTGATTCAGTCCTCATGACCAATCACT includes:
- the THUMPD2 gene encoding THUMP domain-containing protein 2 isoform X4; amino-acid sequence: MKQFGWKADLRNPNLEIFIHLNDVYSVVGIPVFRVPLASRAYIKTAGLRSTIAWAMASLAEIKAGAFVLDPMCGLGTILLEAAKEWPDVYYVGADASDSQLLGACDNLKAAGLKDKIELLKVSVIELPLPSESVDIIISDIPFGKKFKLRKDIKSILQEMERVLHVGGTIVLLLSEDHHRRLQDCEQSSIPLNSEVSHTDELGIEKCLNPGEKTSIPETVSSSSEASNQEGLDKMLPFGSLVPVECYKVSLGRTDAFIYKYRKSHSFGL